CTTTTGTATTTCCTTTACTTCCTGCTTTCGTAAATTAAAGAGTTTTTGATATAGCAGGGATTGACACCAGTGGCTGAAAAAGATCAAGGTAGACGAATTATGGCGTCTCAAGATCGCAATACTTGCAATGCTTTCGAGGAGATTCGACAGCTCACCTTAGTATAGCCAGCTTTGTGTGTATATTGCTTTCAGGTGAGTTGTTGGATTGACTCTTGAATTTCGACGAGATGTATCTGCGAAAGAACAAAGGTAAAAACCGAAGGGATCGCTTTAATTGGACCGCGTGGTGCGTGTGCGTATACCGAGTCTTAATTAGAGATGTACTCACTTGATGAGACTAAGAGTGTCCTTAAACATGGTATACGACGCCTTCTCCGTAACCGAGTCGGTTTCCATCGCGTCGCCAGTTAGAAGGAAGTATAATGCCGCTTCTAGATACATCATGCCCTGTGCTGTAAGATCGTTTTCCTCGTCGGCATTATGCTTCAATCGCTTAGCTTCTGTCAGGTACTGGTTCTGGTCCCTATTCGAATATCAACATCACGTgtgtttatataattatagttaCTGTTAGAGATCAAGAAGACCGGTAATTTGAAATCTCGAAAGAGGGAAAACAAGTGTAAATGTTTAGTTCGAGAGAATTCGATCGTTAGCTCGAGACTGGTTATTCACAAACACACCCGTGCGTGTATTGATCATAGCGAATTGTCAGAGAGTCGTTATTCAAGGTCGGAAACGATCGAGCGATAAAGTTCAAGAATATTCGAGATCGGCTAACTAGCTAAATTTATAACTCGTAGCGCGATTAAAATGAACACTTTTTGTTTTTCCTCCTTCGCGACCGGCAAgttaaattttgcaaaaaaaaatacatacaatttcaaaaaatcatCACACGCGAGCCAAGAACTATACCTCTCCTGATCCTCTGGGACTTCATTTTGAGGATCAAAGTAAGAATAAAAGACGCGGTGCGGTGGAACAGGCGGTGGCGGCAGCAAGTTCGCATCTTGCCTGTCCACCCTTTCATGATTTGTTGGCTGGATGTCGTTCTgctgtgaaataaaaatgataattatgtaCACGCAACTCGTTGCCGCCGTTACACAATTCTCAGTAAGAATTCATACCTGACTCGACACGGTTCTGGACGATGGATCGTCGTTCGTTGCGTGTCTTCTTTGTCTCTTCCTGTCCTTATGATCGGACGAGCTCTTGGTTTTCGCGTCCACCGAACATTGAACAGGACTCATACTGGATATAGAACTACCACTTGGATTACGTTTCCTCTTGGATCCACTACCGCGGCCAATCGCACCAGCACCACTAGCACCGCCGAGCACAGCACCGCTCTTCGAGTCCGATGCGATCGACTCGGTCTTCACCACTGAACGTGAACTTCTGCCGGCGTCGCTAGCAGTCAGCAGTCCGTCGCGATGGATTCTCAAGTGGTCCGATGAGACTTGCTGCGATGGCGGGGTGTCAACAATCTCGCCCTCTTCTGGCGTTGGCGGTCTCGGCGGTTGCGCCGCCAGTCTGGAAGACGGTCGCTGCCTCGAAGACGGCCTGGTGTCCGGTAATTCCGTGCGCTGCCTCAATTCCTGTCCTCTCGATAATTGCGATATGTGCGGAAGCTTGCTAAGATCAACTTTACATAAAAGACTCGGCGTGCCGTTCAAATGAACGACCGGCGGAAGGGAATTCAGTACGGCACTGGACATTCGCGAGGACGGTCTCTTGTAGGGACTGTCTCCGCCTGTCGGTGTGTGCGTTGCTGAGTTACTTGTATACTCCTCTACGTAAATGCCACATTTACCACCGCCCTTACCACCTTTTCCACCTTTCCCCCCACCCTTTCCGCCGCTCTTGGAAAAGACGTGGCGCAACGTGtcactttttttcttatcCTGAACGTTGCCAGCATCGTCTTCTTGCAACTTGGATGCCGGACTGTTATCACTGTCCGAATTTTCGGGTGAGGCTGCCCTCGTGGGTGGTGCTCGTGGCCTAGGAGGCACTCTATTGAGGATATCTCTGTTTATACTTTCATCATACTTCGCTCTCAtcctttatttaataaacgtcTTCTCTTTgctgtttatttaataaacgacaaagagaagaggaaaaaacaaaaaagcaaataaataaaaggaaaaagcaattttgaaattatctgAGCCACTTTGATACgctttcgtaaaatatattataaactcttataatatatttaaatataattaaacttaattaaatgtaactaaaatataattaaatttaactgaaataaaaagctaaatattaaaaaaatttagtgcaaattaaaaaacagCAGTGACTGAAAGAGGCAcagatattttaacatttttcacaATACAATAGGAAGTGTGAGTGAGgttcaatttctttaaaaaagcaCATTGTCATTTGTTGACTAATGTAACTTTTGCTAAAAACAATgtgattaaatttaaatagacAAAACATGTTTCATGCATCTCTCATATATCAAGCTTTtgcaaagaaagaaacaagCAAACAAAATGTTTGAAGCAATTGTGAAAGATATCTTACCTCGCAACTTGGATGCGATTGTTTCTTATGACTGCCTCCAAATCGATCTCAGCCTCAGAGTCCGAGTCTGGAACGCCAGAAACGTTGTTCACTCTAGACCTGGGCCGCCTCGGTTTACCTTTGGACGGGCTCTTCTTCTTGTCCTGCTTCTTCGGAGAGTCCGACAACTTGTTCCGCTTGATGGCGACCCTTCTCCATCGCGCGGCGTCATCCTCGGAGGCACTATTATTGTTCTTCCTACTCGGTGGTGAGCTCTCGTCGTCGCTCGACGATGcactcactctctttcttttctcggtGATCGCCGGTACTGTGGCCGCCACATTTGCCGCACGACGGTCGCTGTCGGAATCGCTGGAAGCAACGTGCGACCTGAAGTCACTGTTGTCGTCGCTAGTGGCCACCGTGGCCTTCGAAATCGGTTGCTTCTTCTTGCTGGAGGTTGCGACCGTTCTCGTCCGACTGCGTGATTTGCTGTTCTTCAGACTCTCGTCTGAGGTACGGTGGCTGCGCTTGGGACTCTTGACAGACTTCCTGGGTCGCCCTGGCCGCTTTCTAGTATCGGCTGCTTTCGGCTTCTCCGCCTGGGCGCGATTATCTTCGATCAGCTGACGATTTTTCTCCTCGGAGTGATGATCACTGTCGCTGAGGAGATTCCTCATCGACGTGTTGTGCGTCCTCTTCAGAGCTCCGTCGTCAAGCTGCCAATCGTGAGACTGTTCTCTGTGCGGTCTGCTGGTTTCCGTTGTCGCTCCAAGCGTATCGTCTCGCCTAGCATTATCCTATCGGAAAGAATAAGTTtgtcttcaaattttttaaaacattgatttaattaagcatatatttatatctctttataaagttgaaataaaagaCATGAGGAATCAAGTAATTACCTTTTCGAAACTTCAAAGAAATCATTTTCATGTATCAACTTTTATATGCCAGCTTTAGAAACTATTATTCTACCTGAGCCGGCTTGGACTCCGAATTCTGATCACCATGTTGCACCGCCGTCTTGTTGAAAAACGAGCTGAGATCCCATCGGCGCTTGGACTCTTCAACAGCGGGTGGCAGCTCCTCAACTACGTTCTCCAGTTTAGGCGACGCCAAAGGCGGTGTCGTGGGACCCTTAGTAGGCGGTGGAGCGGACGCAcggtcgtcctcgtcctcggaATCGCTGCTGTCCGAACCGGAATCCGAGCCCGAGTCTGAGCTTGAACTGGCGCTGCCCGAGCTTTGAGGCGCCTCACCGGCCGGACTCGGTGGCCTCTGATGGCCGGCGACGGCTGCGTTAACTGGAGAGCACGCGGATTGCAAGGGATTGACAGGTGCAGGAGACACTCGTTCCGGCGTCGACCGCTTCGGTGGTGGTGATGAGTATCTAGGCGGACTGATCGGTCGTGACGGTGACAGTGGCCCCATGGGCGACATGTCTATCGGTGATACCGGTGCCAGAGGTGGAGGTGGGGCTGCTGCCATAGCCGAGATCAATGGCGTTGACagactaaataaaataacaatataaacaaGAGTAATAAATCACTCTAAAactgaaacagaaagaaagtGGCGAATATATGAAATTAACCTGCAGCATATCAATTAACGTTAAAAATACCATccctttttaaatatttttttaatcatgcTTTATTGAAAAACAGCTTAATTGTTTATATGATTGAGAAACAATTAAGATGTTTTCCAAtaaagcaattaaaaaaactatCTCCATATCTATCCCGGAGTTCCTCTAACAAAGCAACTGACAAGAGAATTTTGAGGATACTTTATATGTCTGATTGTCTCATGTCTGTGGTTCACATCAATTTCAACAAATAAAGTAGATAGATAGAAATAGATAGATAGAAGATAGAAGAGGATAGAGTCACAAATCGATTACGTACTCAGCCGGGAGATCCGGAGTCCTGTTGCCCCTCGTCGGCCTCGACGATGTTTCCTGAG
The Ooceraea biroi isolate clonal line C1 chromosome 12, Obir_v5.4, whole genome shotgun sequence DNA segment above includes these coding regions:
- the LOC105284176 gene encoding AF4/FMR2 family member 4 isoform X2; translated protein: MPSSGGGYYDDRNPLLKGTLSSVERDRLRERERQARAAMSVQAEQAAAGGGPDTRHHHHHHHNHVHHHHSNVHVSAVTPNLFRAPVRVNPDAHDRTTQQIQSKLGNYSLVKHLLDEPKRLIGIDGIPASPAPSPTPSPHKSSSSSSGSSTRSCSPSSVQEFKKPGGLRGSSSSSSASSSASHQQRGGFVKPADSKPPYGGRGGYPGQPAVKHGGSNSNDHRSHGLLPAKGPPPPASQPTNSPVGTAPPIGNSGSSGGSLASRANFAGRLKLIDVNGSNSRTIDNSPDVENILKEMTVPFTPLTAIAQTPRKEQESKFTFNPHLAKLTEVTPPETVKPQRERHNDSRLPTDLERDLSLSEDSEDDEGKETSSRPTRGNRTPDLPADLSTPLISAMAAAPPPPLAPVSPIDMSPMGPLSPSRPISPPRYSSPPPKRSTPERVSPAPVNPLQSACSPVNAAVAGHQRPPSPAGEAPQSSGSASSSSDSGSDSGSDSSDSEDEDDRASAPPPTKGPTTPPLASPKLENVVEELPPAVEESKRRWDLSSFFNKTAVQHGDQNSESKPAQDNARRDDTLGATTETSRPHREQSHDWQLDDGALKRTHNTSMRNLLSDSDHHSEEKNRQLIEDNRAQAEKPKAADTRKRPGRPRKSVKSPKRSHRTSDESLKNSKSRSRTRTVATSSKKKQPISKATVATSDDNSDFRSHVASSDSDSDRRAANVAATVPAITEKRKRVSASSSDDESSPPSRKNNNSASEDDAARWRRVAIKRNKLSDSPKKQDKKKSPSKGKPRRPRSRVNNVSGVPDSDSEAEIDLEAVIRNNRIQVARVPPRPRAPPTRAASPENSDSDNSPASKLQEDDAGNVQDKKKSDTLRHVFSKSGGKGGGKGGKGGKGGGKCGIYVEEYTSNSATHTPTGGDSPYKRPSSRMSSAVLNSLPPVVHLNGTPSLLCKVDLSKLPHISQLSRGQELRQRTELPDTRPSSRQRPSSRLAAQPPRPPTPEEGEIVDTPPSQQVSSDHLRIHRDGLLTASDAGRSSRSVVKTESIASDSKSGAVLGGASGAGAIGRGSGSKRKRNPSGSSISSMSPVQCSVDAKTKSSSDHKDRKRQRRHATNDDPSSRTVSSQNDIQPTNHERVDRQDANLLPPPPVPPHRVFYSYFDPQNEVPEDQERYSSWLACDDFLKLDQNQYLTEAKRLKHNADEENDLTAQGMMYLEAALYFLLTGDAMETDSVTEKASYTMFKDTLSLIKYISSKFKSQSNNSPESNIHTKLAILSHWCQSLLYQKLFNLRKQEVKEIQKIMADYNQKPAQTTTPMQPEGQGTPSLSPTPSPAGSVGSVGSQSSGYSSGELAHRGATSGQGPSGQSVNLSVHVHNAAIKQSQHLGLLMNSLELWDQAINKAKEEEHREFFIDLDQRLGPLTQSSSLRQLVRYVQAGIKKLRAL
- the LOC105284176 gene encoding AF4/FMR2 family member 4 isoform X5: MPSSGGGYYDDRNPLLKGTLSSVERDRLRERERQARAAMSVQAEQAAAGGGPDTRHHHHHHHNHVHHHHSNVHVSAVTPNLFRAPVRVNPDAHDRTTQQIQSKLGNYSLVKHLLDEPKRLIGIDGIPASPAPSPTPSPHKSSSSSSGSSTRSCSPSSVQEFKKPGGLRGSSSSSSASSSASHQQRGGFVKPADSKPPYGGRGGYPGQPAVKHGGSNSNDHRSHGLLPAKGPPPPASQPTNSPVGTAPPIGNSGSSGGSLASRANFAGRLKLIDVNGSNSRTIDNSPDVENILKEMTVPFTPLTAIAQTPRKEQESKFTFNPHLAKLTEVTPPETVKPQRERHNDSRLPTDLERDLSLSEDSEDDEGKETSSRPTRGNRTPDLPADLSTPLISAMAAAPPPPLAPVSPIDMSPMGPLSPSRPISPPRYSSPPPKRSTPERVSPAPVNPLQSACSPVNAAVAGHQRPPSPAGEAPQSSGSASSSSDSGSDSGSDSSDSEDEDDRASAPPPTKGPTTPPLASPKLENVVEELPPAVEESKRRWDLSSFFNKTAVQHGDQNSESKPAQDNARRDDTLGATTETSRPHREQSHDWQLDDGALKRTHNTSMRNLLSDSDHHSEEKNRQLIEDNRAQAEKPKAADTRKRPGRPRKSVKSPKRSHRTSDESLKNSKSRSRTRTVATSSKKKQPISKATVATSDDNSDFRSHVASSDSDSDRRAANVAATVPAITEKRKRVSASSSDDESSPPSRKNNNSASEDDAARWRRVAIKRNKLSDSPKKQDKKKSPSKGKPRRPRSRVNNVSGVPDSDSEAEIDLEAVIRNNRIQVARVPPRPRAPPTRAASPENSDSDNSPASKLQEDDAGNVQDKKKSDTLRHVFSKSGGKGGGKGGKGGKGGGKCGIYVEEYTSNSATHTPTGGDSPYKRPSSRMSSAVLNSLPPVVHLNGTPSLLCKVDLSKLPHISQLSRGQELRQRTELPDTRPSSRQRPSSRLAAQPPRPPTPEEGEIVDTPPSQQVSSDHLRIHRDGLLTASDAGRSSRSVVKTESIASDSKSGAVLGGASGAGAIGRGSGSKRKRNPSGSSISSMSPVQCSVDAKTKSSSDHKDRKRQRRHATNDDPSSRTVSSQNDIQPTNHERVDRQDANLLPPPPVPPHRVFYSYFDPQNEVPEDQERDQNQYLTEAKRLKHNADEENDLTAQGMMYLEAALYFLLTGDAMETDSVTEKASYTMFKDTLSLIKYISSKFKSQSNNSPESNIHTKLAILSHWCQSLLYQKLFNLRKQEVKEIQKIMADYNQKPAQTTTPMQPEGQGTPSLSPTPSPAGSVGSVGSQSSGYSSGELAHRGATSGQGPSGQSVNLSVHVHNAAIKQSQHLGLLMNSLELWDQAINKAKEEEHREFFIDLDQRLGPLTQSSSLRQLVRYVQAGIKKLRAL
- the LOC105284176 gene encoding AF4/FMR2 family member 4 isoform X4: MPSSGGGYYDDRNPLLKGTLSSVERDRLRERERQARAAMSVQAEQAAAGGGPDTRHHHHHHHNHVHHHHSNVHVSAVTPNLFRAPVRVNPDAHDRTTQQIQSKLGNYSLVKHLLDEPKRLIGIDGIPASPAPSPTPSPHKSSSSSSGSSTRSCSPSSVQEFKKPGGLRGSSSSSSASSSASHQQRGGFVKPADSKPPYGGRGGYPGQPAVKHGGSNSNDHRSHGLLPAKGPPPPASQPTNSPVGTAPPIGNSGSSGGSLASRANFAGRLKLIDVNGSNSRTIDNSPDVENILKEMTVPFTPLTAIAQTPRKEQESKFTFNPHLAKLTEVTPPETVKPQRERHNDSRLPTDLERDLSLSEDSEDDEGKETSSRPTRGNRTPDLPADLSTPLISAMAAAPPPPLAPVSPIDMSPMGPLSPSRPISPPRYSSPPPKRSTPERVSPAPVNPLQSACSPVNAAVAGHQRPPSPAGEAPQSSGSASSSSDSGSDSGSDSSDSEDEDDRASAPPPTKGPTTPPLASPKLENVVEELPPAVEESKRRWDLSSFFNKTAVQHGDQNSESKPAQDNARRDDTLGATTETSRPHREQSHDWQLDDGALKRTHNTSMRNLLSDSDHHSEEKNRQLIEDNRAQAEKPKAADTRKRPGRPRKSVKSPKRSHRTSDESLKNSKSRSRTRTVATSSKKKQPISKATVATSDDNSDFRSHVASSDSDSDRRAANVAATVPAITEKRKRVSASSSDDESSPPSRKNNNSASEDDAARWRRVAIKRNKLSDSPKKQDKKKSPSKGKPRRPRSRVNNVSGVPDSDSEAEIDLEAVIRNNRIQVARVPPRPRAPPTRAASPENSDSDNSPASKLQEDDAGNVQDKKKSDTLRHVFSKSGGKGGGKGGKGGKGGGKCGIYVEEYTSNSATHTPTGGDSPYKRPSSRMSSAVLNSLPPVVHLNGTPSLLCKVDLSKLPHISQLSRGQELRQRTELPDTRPSSRQRPSSRLAAQPPRPPTPEEGEIVDTPPSQQVSSDHLRIHRDGLLTASDAGRSSRSVVKTESIASDSKSGAVLGGASGAGAIGRGSGSKRKRNPSGSSISSMSPVQCSVDAKTKSSSDHKDRKRQRRHATNDDPSSRTVSSQQNDIQPTNHERVDRQDANLLPPPPVPPHRVFYSYFDPQNEVPEDQERDQNQYLTEAKRLKHNADEENDLTAQGMMYLEAALYFLLTGDAMETDSVTEKASYTMFKDTLSLIKYISSKFKSQSNNSPESNIHTKLAILSHWCQSLLYQKLFNLRKQEVKEIQKIMADYNQKPAQTTTPMQPEGQGTPSLSPTPSPAGSVGSVGSQSSGYSSGELAHRGATSGQGPSGQSVNLSVHVHNAAIKQSQHLGLLMNSLELWDQAINKAKEEEHREFFIDLDQRLGPLTQSSSLRQLVRYVQAGIKKLRAL
- the LOC105284176 gene encoding AF4/FMR2 family member 4 isoform X1, with amino-acid sequence MPSSGGGYYDDRNPLLKGTLSSVERDRLRERERQARAAMSVQAEQAAAGGGPDTRHHHHHHHNHVHHHHSNVHVSAVTPNLFRAPVRVNPDAHDRTTQQIQSKLGNYSLVKHLLDEPKRLIGIDGIPASPAPSPTPSPHKSSSSSSGSSTRSCSPSSVQEFKKPGGLRGSSSSSSASSSASHQQRGGFVKPADSKPPYGGRGGYPGQPAVKHGGSNSNDHRSHGLLPAKGPPPPASQPTNSPVGTAPPIGNSGSSGGSLASRANFAGRLKLIDVNGSNSRTIDNSPDVENILKEMTVPFTPLTAIAQTPRKEQESKFTFNPHLAKLTEVTPPETVKPQRERHNDSRLPTDLERDLSLSEDSEDDEGKETSSRPTRGNRTPDLPADLSTPLISAMAAAPPPPLAPVSPIDMSPMGPLSPSRPISPPRYSSPPPKRSTPERVSPAPVNPLQSACSPVNAAVAGHQRPPSPAGEAPQSSGSASSSSDSGSDSGSDSSDSEDEDDRASAPPPTKGPTTPPLASPKLENVVEELPPAVEESKRRWDLSSFFNKTAVQHGDQNSESKPAQDNARRDDTLGATTETSRPHREQSHDWQLDDGALKRTHNTSMRNLLSDSDHHSEEKNRQLIEDNRAQAEKPKAADTRKRPGRPRKSVKSPKRSHRTSDESLKNSKSRSRTRTVATSSKKKQPISKATVATSDDNSDFRSHVASSDSDSDRRAANVAATVPAITEKRKRVSASSSDDESSPPSRKNNNSASEDDAARWRRVAIKRNKLSDSPKKQDKKKSPSKGKPRRPRSRVNNVSGVPDSDSEAEIDLEAVIRNNRIQVARVPPRPRAPPTRAASPENSDSDNSPASKLQEDDAGNVQDKKKSDTLRHVFSKSGGKGGGKGGKGGKGGGKCGIYVEEYTSNSATHTPTGGDSPYKRPSSRMSSAVLNSLPPVVHLNGTPSLLCKVDLSKLPHISQLSRGQELRQRTELPDTRPSSRQRPSSRLAAQPPRPPTPEEGEIVDTPPSQQVSSDHLRIHRDGLLTASDAGRSSRSVVKTESIASDSKSGAVLGGASGAGAIGRGSGSKRKRNPSGSSISSMSPVQCSVDAKTKSSSDHKDRKRQRRHATNDDPSSRTVSSQQNDIQPTNHERVDRQDANLLPPPPVPPHRVFYSYFDPQNEVPEDQERYSSWLACDDFLKLDQNQYLTEAKRLKHNADEENDLTAQGMMYLEAALYFLLTGDAMETDSVTEKASYTMFKDTLSLIKYISSKFKSQSNNSPESNIHTKLAILSHWCQSLLYQKLFNLRKQEVKEIQKIMADYNQKPAQTTTPMQPEGQGTPSLSPTPSPAGSVGSVGSQSSGYSSGELAHRGATSGQGPSGQSVNLSVHVHNAAIKQSQHLGLLMNSLELWDQAINKAKEEEHREFFIDLDQRLGPLTQSSSLRQLVRYVQAGIKKLRAL
- the LOC105284176 gene encoding AF4/FMR2 family member 4 isoform X3, with amino-acid sequence MPSHKPAQAMKKPPRVERDRLRERERQARAAMSVQAEQAAAGGGPDTRHHHHHHHNHVHHHHSNVHVSAVTPNLFRAPVRVNPDAHDRTTQQIQSKLGNYSLVKHLLDEPKRLIGIDGIPASPAPSPTPSPHKSSSSSSGSSTRSCSPSSVQEFKKPGGLRGSSSSSSASSSASHQQRGGFVKPADSKPPYGGRGGYPGQPAVKHGGSNSNDHRSHGLLPAKGPPPPASQPTNSPVGTAPPIGNSGSSGGSLASRANFAGRLKLIDVNGSNSRTIDNSPDVENILKEMTVPFTPLTAIAQTPRKEQESKFTFNPHLAKLTEVTPPETVKPQRERHNDSRLPTDLERDLSLSEDSEDDEGKETSSRPTRGNRTPDLPADLSTPLISAMAAAPPPPLAPVSPIDMSPMGPLSPSRPISPPRYSSPPPKRSTPERVSPAPVNPLQSACSPVNAAVAGHQRPPSPAGEAPQSSGSASSSSDSGSDSGSDSSDSEDEDDRASAPPPTKGPTTPPLASPKLENVVEELPPAVEESKRRWDLSSFFNKTAVQHGDQNSESKPAQDNARRDDTLGATTETSRPHREQSHDWQLDDGALKRTHNTSMRNLLSDSDHHSEEKNRQLIEDNRAQAEKPKAADTRKRPGRPRKSVKSPKRSHRTSDESLKNSKSRSRTRTVATSSKKKQPISKATVATSDDNSDFRSHVASSDSDSDRRAANVAATVPAITEKRKRVSASSSDDESSPPSRKNNNSASEDDAARWRRVAIKRNKLSDSPKKQDKKKSPSKGKPRRPRSRVNNVSGVPDSDSEAEIDLEAVIRNNRIQVARVPPRPRAPPTRAASPENSDSDNSPASKLQEDDAGNVQDKKKSDTLRHVFSKSGGKGGGKGGKGGKGGGKCGIYVEEYTSNSATHTPTGGDSPYKRPSSRMSSAVLNSLPPVVHLNGTPSLLCKVDLSKLPHISQLSRGQELRQRTELPDTRPSSRQRPSSRLAAQPPRPPTPEEGEIVDTPPSQQVSSDHLRIHRDGLLTASDAGRSSRSVVKTESIASDSKSGAVLGGASGAGAIGRGSGSKRKRNPSGSSISSMSPVQCSVDAKTKSSSDHKDRKRQRRHATNDDPSSRTVSSQQNDIQPTNHERVDRQDANLLPPPPVPPHRVFYSYFDPQNEVPEDQERYSSWLACDDFLKLDQNQYLTEAKRLKHNADEENDLTAQGMMYLEAALYFLLTGDAMETDSVTEKASYTMFKDTLSLIKYISSKFKSQSNNSPESNIHTKLAILSHWCQSLLYQKLFNLRKQEVKEIQKIMADYNQKPAQTTTPMQPEGQGTPSLSPTPSPAGSVGSVGSQSSGYSSGELAHRGATSGQGPSGQSVNLSVHVHNAAIKQSQHLGLLMNSLELWDQAINKAKEEEHREFFIDLDQRLGPLTQSSSLRQLVRYVQAGIKKLRAL
- the LOC105284176 gene encoding AF4/FMR2 family member 4 isoform X6 translates to MSVQAEQAAAGGGPDTRHHHHHHHNHVHHHHSNVHVSAVTPNLFRAPVRVNPDAHDRTTQQIQSKLGNYSLVKHLLDEPKRLIGIDGIPASPAPSPTPSPHKSSSSSSGSSTRSCSPSSVQEFKKPGGLRGSSSSSSASSSASHQQRGGFVKPADSKPPYGGRGGYPGQPAVKHGGSNSNDHRSHGLLPAKGPPPPASQPTNSPVGTAPPIGNSGSSGGSLASRANFAGRLKLIDVNGSNSRTIDNSPDVENILKEMTVPFTPLTAIAQTPRKEQESKFTFNPHLAKLTEVTPPETVKPQRERHNDSRLPTDLERDLSLSEDSEDDEGKETSSRPTRGNRTPDLPADLSTPLISAMAAAPPPPLAPVSPIDMSPMGPLSPSRPISPPRYSSPPPKRSTPERVSPAPVNPLQSACSPVNAAVAGHQRPPSPAGEAPQSSGSASSSSDSGSDSGSDSSDSEDEDDRASAPPPTKGPTTPPLASPKLENVVEELPPAVEESKRRWDLSSFFNKTAVQHGDQNSESKPAQDNARRDDTLGATTETSRPHREQSHDWQLDDGALKRTHNTSMRNLLSDSDHHSEEKNRQLIEDNRAQAEKPKAADTRKRPGRPRKSVKSPKRSHRTSDESLKNSKSRSRTRTVATSSKKKQPISKATVATSDDNSDFRSHVASSDSDSDRRAANVAATVPAITEKRKRVSASSSDDESSPPSRKNNNSASEDDAARWRRVAIKRNKLSDSPKKQDKKKSPSKGKPRRPRSRVNNVSGVPDSDSEAEIDLEAVIRNNRIQVARVPPRPRAPPTRAASPENSDSDNSPASKLQEDDAGNVQDKKKSDTLRHVFSKSGGKGGGKGGKGGKGGGKCGIYVEEYTSNSATHTPTGGDSPYKRPSSRMSSAVLNSLPPVVHLNGTPSLLCKVDLSKLPHISQLSRGQELRQRTELPDTRPSSRQRPSSRLAAQPPRPPTPEEGEIVDTPPSQQVSSDHLRIHRDGLLTASDAGRSSRSVVKTESIASDSKSGAVLGGASGAGAIGRGSGSKRKRNPSGSSISSMSPVQCSVDAKTKSSSDHKDRKRQRRHATNDDPSSRTVSSQQNDIQPTNHERVDRQDANLLPPPPVPPHRVFYSYFDPQNEVPEDQERYSSWLACDDFLKLDQNQYLTEAKRLKHNADEENDLTAQGMMYLEAALYFLLTGDAMETDSVTEKASYTMFKDTLSLIKYISSKFKSQSNNSPESNIHTKLAILSHWCQSLLYQKLFNLRKQEVKEIQKIMADYNQKPAQTTTPMQPEGQGTPSLSPTPSPAGSVGSVGSQSSGYSSGELAHRGATSGQGPSGQSVNLSVHVHNAAIKQSQHLGLLMNSLELWDQAINKAKEEEHREFFIDLDQRLGPLTQSSSLRQLVRYVQAGIKKLRAL